Proteins found in one Brachyspira murdochii DSM 12563 genomic segment:
- a CDS encoding xanthine dehydrogenase family protein molybdopterin-binding subunit — METFIKELRNSVPRVDALDKITGKTKYLNDIDFGKDILHAKIVYSTKARAKILKINIPELPDGYFTVDYRDVPGKNMTAMVVSDWPPFAEDTVRYIGETILLVVGPDKNIVYDIAEKIVIEYEDLEASLTIDDSKKLLGGAIVGDDNIFVSFKAGYGDVDNAFKKAKTIIEETYYTPYQEHLYMEVNGAVGIWENGKVLIYSSTQCPYYVRKAAAPVLGVEDDELRIIAPPIGGGFGGKEHYPDILAAAVAVAAYKVKKTVKLILDRQFDMAYSVKRQPAQITTKAALDENNNIIAIDIVSDMDAGAYEASSRVIMQRCTYTAANVYNFPNVRVLGRLYATNNVPSCAFRGFGGPQAIFAIERTMDNIAQKIGVDPIELKRKYFVKKNDPTITGGMFHDNIILPQMLEWALKESDYERKAKEYKNTMYKGIGISCFLHGCAFTGSGERDIIKAKLKLRKKGNKVIILTSNTEIGQGLHTTFKKIAAYNLGIPLENIEIAEYDTEIVPNTGPTVASRSVMIVGYLIQEASKKLKQRWNESEEIEIIEDYKHPTHLIDWDTSALRGDAYPSYGLGINVVEVEIDKVTLEVKIVGVWAVFDCGYPIDEKIVEGQIKGGVAQALGWGALEKIVNKNGRFLQVKMSDYMIPTSLDLPEIKTCIMCEPYEYGPLGAKGVGEITFDGAASAYASAMENALNYHFTSIPILPENIAEVL; from the coding sequence ATGGAAACTTTTATTAAAGAATTAAGAAACTCTGTACCAAGAGTAGATGCTTTAGATAAGATAACAGGAAAAACAAAGTATTTAAATGATATAGATTTCGGCAAAGATATACTTCATGCAAAAATAGTATATTCTACAAAAGCAAGAGCTAAAATATTAAAAATAAATATCCCAGAACTTCCAGACGGATATTTTACTGTTGATTACAGAGATGTTCCGGGTAAAAATATGACTGCTATGGTTGTATCCGACTGGCCGCCTTTTGCTGAAGATACTGTAAGATATATCGGAGAGACTATACTTCTTGTAGTTGGGCCTGATAAAAATATAGTTTATGATATAGCAGAAAAAATTGTAATAGAGTACGAAGATTTAGAGGCATCTCTTACTATAGATGATTCCAAAAAATTATTGGGCGGTGCTATAGTAGGAGATGATAATATATTTGTATCATTTAAAGCTGGATATGGCGATGTGGATAATGCATTCAAAAAAGCAAAAACCATTATAGAAGAAACATATTATACTCCATATCAGGAACATTTGTATATGGAAGTTAATGGTGCCGTTGGTATATGGGAAAATGGAAAAGTATTAATTTACTCTTCTACTCAATGCCCGTATTATGTACGTAAAGCAGCCGCTCCAGTACTTGGGGTTGAAGATGATGAGTTAAGAATAATAGCTCCACCTATAGGCGGAGGATTTGGAGGAAAAGAGCATTACCCTGATATATTGGCTGCTGCAGTTGCTGTTGCCGCATATAAAGTAAAAAAAACTGTAAAACTCATATTAGACAGACAATTTGATATGGCTTACAGTGTAAAAAGACAGCCCGCACAAATAACAACAAAAGCAGCTCTTGATGAAAATAATAATATCATTGCTATTGATATAGTATCCGATATGGATGCAGGTGCTTATGAAGCTAGCTCAAGAGTTATTATGCAAAGATGTACATACACTGCGGCTAATGTATATAATTTTCCTAATGTAAGAGTTTTAGGAAGATTATATGCTACTAATAATGTGCCTAGCTGTGCATTCAGAGGATTCGGCGGACCTCAGGCTATATTTGCTATAGAGAGAACTATGGATAATATAGCACAAAAAATAGGCGTTGATCCTATAGAGTTAAAAAGAAAATATTTTGTCAAAAAAAATGATCCTACAATAACAGGCGGTATGTTTCATGATAATATAATACTTCCTCAAATGCTTGAATGGGCTTTAAAAGAATCAGACTATGAAAGAAAAGCAAAAGAATACAAAAACACTATGTATAAAGGAATAGGAATATCATGCTTTCTTCATGGATGTGCATTTACTGGAAGCGGCGAAAGAGATATAATAAAAGCTAAATTAAAATTAAGAAAAAAAGGAAATAAAGTAATTATACTCACTTCAAATACAGAAATAGGACAAGGACTTCATACCACATTCAAAAAAATAGCTGCATACAATTTGGGCATTCCATTAGAAAATATTGAAATAGCCGAATACGATACAGAAATTGTTCCAAATACTGGTCCAACTGTAGCTTCACGATCTGTTATGATAGTGGGATATCTAATACAAGAGGCTTCTAAAAAGTTAAAACAAAGATGGAATGAATCTGAAGAAATAGAAATAATAGAAGACTATAAACACCCTACACATTTAATAGATTGGGATACTTCTGCTTTAAGAGGAGATGCCTATCCTAGCTACGGACTTGGAATTAATGTTGTGGAAGTTGAAATTGACAAGGTTACATTAGAAGTAAAAATTGTAGGCGTTTGGGCTGTATTTGACTGCGGATATCCTATAGATGAAAAAATAGTTGAAGGACAAATTAAGGGCGGAGTTGCTCAAGCATTGGGCTGGGGAGCTTTGGAGAAAATAGTAAATAAAAATGGAAGATTCCTTCAGGTAAAAATGTCTGATTACATGATACCTACTTCTTTGGATTTGCCGGAAATAAAGACCTGCATTATGTGTGAGCCTTATGAATACGGACCTTTAGGTGCTAAGGGTGTCGGAGAGATAACATTTGACGGAGCTGCTAGTGCTTATGCTTCAGCTATGGAAAATGCTTTGAATTATCATTTCACAAGTATTCCTATACTGCCTGAAAATATTGCGGAGGTATTATAA
- a CDS encoding solute carrier family 23 protein: MILGGAMVGSLTEVIMFFLYKKYMHKFLMAFVISCTLVTICVILLDLGIDYFAVGSTKSLALGLLSLFITIILQKFVKGIIKNSAILTALIIGYIASAFLEIVNTQAIADTLWFILPIPMNLKLEFSFYAILIYITYGLWSIVNTSEITISGFDIKAAEKETSETITEYALGSTTAVFFNCLKNTAFIPNAVIVSMIKVINKFCIATGAFVLMLCRFFTKLGAVFSPITRGSIITLFDTILINGIKIIAKAAFNKCNIIVMGITFALGLRLANHQNAVSSLNIFIEFIFYNTVYAACIIYILSNFIFYYDKISNKPEDYNA; encoded by the coding sequence ATGATATTAGGAGGAGCTATGGTTGGAAGTTTAACTGAAGTCATTATGTTTTTTTTATACAAAAAATATATGCACAAATTTTTAATGGCTTTTGTTATTAGCTGTACTCTTGTAACTATTTGCGTTATCTTACTTGATTTAGGTATTGATTACTTTGCCGTAGGTTCTACTAAAAGTTTAGCTCTTGGATTATTATCTTTATTTATCACTATTATACTTCAAAAATTTGTAAAAGGAATTATTAAAAACTCAGCCATATTGACAGCTCTTATAATCGGCTATATAGCTTCCGCATTTTTGGAAATAGTAAATACTCAGGCTATAGCAGATACGTTATGGTTTATACTTCCTATACCTATGAATTTAAAATTAGAATTTTCTTTTTATGCTATATTAATCTACATAACTTATGGTTTATGGAGTATAGTAAATACTTCTGAAATTACTATATCAGGATTTGATATAAAGGCGGCAGAAAAAGAAACTTCAGAAACTATAACAGAATATGCATTAGGTTCTACTACAGCAGTATTTTTTAACTGTCTTAAAAATACTGCCTTCATACCAAATGCTGTAATAGTATCTATGATAAAAGTTATTAATAAGTTTTGTATAGCAACTGGTGCTTTTGTATTAATGCTATGCCGTTTCTTCACTAAATTGGGGGCTGTATTTTCACCTATAACTAGAGGTTCTATAATTACCCTATTTGATACGATATTAATTAACGGTATAAAAATAATAGCAAAAGCTGCTTTCAACAAATGCAATATAATAGTAATGGGAATAACATTTGCTTTAGGTCTTAGACTTGCTAATCATCAAAATGCAGTATCTAGTTTGAATATATTTATAGAATTTATATTTTATAATACTGTGTATGCAGCATGCATTATATATATACTATCAAATTTTATATTTTATTATGATAAAATAAGTAATAAGCCGGAAGATTATAATGCTTAA
- the arcC gene encoding carbamate kinase, whose protein sequence is MENKKRIVIALGGNALGDTLAEQMEAVKITAKNIVDLVENGCEVIVAHGNGPQVGFINNAMNEYTTNHKTGNDIPLSVCVAMSQAYIGYDLQNAIMEEFSNRNLEVPPIATLITQVVVDEKDPAFQNPTKPIGQFMTKEEGEAKSKELGWIVKEDAGRGYRRVVASPKPVAIAESTAIKAMLNEKALVICCGGGGIPVVRKGNHLKGMAAVIDKDFAASVLAKELNADMLIILTAVEKAAINFGKPDVKWLDSMTVEEAKKYCDEGQFAPGSMLPKVQACMQFAEATGKEAMITLLEKAKDAINGKTGTRITK, encoded by the coding sequence ATGGAAAATAAAAAAAGAATTGTTATTGCTTTGGGCGGTAATGCTTTGGGAGATACTTTAGCAGAGCAAATGGAAGCTGTTAAAATAACTGCTAAAAATATAGTAGATTTGGTTGAAAATGGATGCGAGGTAATTGTGGCACATGGAAACGGACCTCAAGTTGGATTCATTAACAATGCTATGAATGAATATACTACTAATCATAAAACAGGTAATGATATACCTTTATCAGTATGTGTTGCTATGAGTCAGGCTTATATTGGTTATGATTTGCAGAATGCTATTATGGAAGAGTTCTCTAATAGAAATTTAGAGGTTCCTCCTATAGCTACATTAATTACACAAGTAGTAGTTGATGAAAAAGACCCTGCTTTTCAAAACCCTACTAAACCTATAGGTCAGTTTATGACTAAAGAAGAAGGAGAGGCTAAATCAAAAGAATTGGGCTGGATAGTAAAAGAAGATGCAGGAAGAGGATACAGAAGAGTTGTTGCTTCTCCAAAACCAGTTGCAATTGCTGAAAGTACAGCTATAAAGGCTATGCTCAATGAAAAAGCATTAGTTATATGCTGCGGAGGAGGAGGAATACCTGTAGTAAGAAAAGGCAATCATTTAAAAGGTATGGCTGCTGTTATAGATAAAGATTTTGCTGCTTCAGTGCTTGCTAAAGAACTTAATGCCGATATGCTTATAATATTAACTGCTGTTGAAAAAGCTGCTATTAATTTTGGTAAACCTGATGTTAAATGGCTTGATTCTATGACTGTAGAAGAAGCTAAAAAGTACTGCGATGAAGGTCAGTTTGCACCTGGTTCTATGCTTCCTAAAGTTCAGGCTTGTATGCAGTTTGCAGAAGCTACTGGAAAAGAAGCTATGATTACATTACTTGAAAAAGCTAAAGATGCTATAAACGGCAAAACAGGAACTAGAATAACTAAATAA
- the ygeW gene encoding knotted carbamoyltransferase YgeW: MSIQKYISKLDSLEFGKMYKNDFFLTWDKTFDELQAVWTVADALRFLRESNISTKVFDSGLGISLFRDNSTRTRFSFASACNLLGLEVQDLDEGKSQIAHGETVRETANMVSFMADVIGIRDDMYIGKGHEYMKEVSDSVRQGYNDGILEQIPTLVNLQCDRDHPTQMMADSLHFIHELGGLENLKGKKVAMTWAYSPSYGKPLSVPQGAAGLFTRLGMDVALAYPKGYELMPEVEAIAKKNAEAAGVKLTITNSMDEAFENADVVYPKSWAPFAAMQERTDLYGKGDTDGIKALEKRLLEQNAQHKDWCCTEEKMKKTKDGKALYLHCLPADINDVSCKDGEVAASVFDRYRVPLYKQASYKPYVIAAMIFLSKFRDPQAILSKLASDGKPRVFGC, translated from the coding sequence ATGAGTATACAAAAATACATTTCAAAATTAGACAGCCTTGAATTCGGCAAAATGTATAAAAATGATTTCTTCCTAACTTGGGACAAAACTTTTGATGAATTACAAGCTGTTTGGACTGTTGCTGATGCTTTAAGATTTTTAAGAGAAAGCAACATCTCTACTAAAGTATTTGATTCTGGTTTGGGTATTTCTTTATTCAGAGATAATTCTACTAGAACTCGTTTCTCTTTTGCTTCTGCTTGTAATCTTTTAGGTTTGGAAGTTCAGGACTTGGACGAAGGTAAAAGCCAAATAGCTCATGGTGAAACAGTTAGAGAAACTGCAAACATGGTATCATTTATGGCTGATGTTATAGGTATCAGAGATGATATGTACATAGGTAAAGGTCATGAATACATGAAAGAAGTTTCTGATTCTGTAAGACAAGGATACAATGACGGAATATTAGAGCAAATTCCTACTTTGGTAAACTTACAATGTGATAGAGACCACCCAACACAAATGATGGCTGACTCACTTCACTTTATCCATGAATTAGGCGGATTAGAAAACCTTAAAGGTAAAAAAGTTGCTATGACTTGGGCTTATTCTCCTTCTTACGGTAAACCTTTATCTGTACCTCAAGGTGCTGCTGGTTTATTTACTAGATTGGGTATGGATGTTGCTTTGGCTTATCCAAAAGGTTATGAACTTATGCCAGAAGTTGAAGCTATTGCTAAGAAAAATGCTGAAGCTGCCGGAGTTAAATTAACTATCACTAACAGTATGGACGAAGCTTTTGAAAATGCTGATGTTGTTTATCCTAAATCTTGGGCTCCTTTTGCTGCTATGCAGGAAAGAACAGACCTTTACGGAAAAGGCGACACTGACGGTATCAAAGCTCTTGAAAAAAGATTACTAGAACAAAATGCTCAGCATAAAGATTGGTGCTGTACTGAAGAAAAAATGAAAAAAACTAAAGACGGAAAAGCATTATACTTACACTGCTTACCTGCTGATATCAATGATGTTAGCTGTAAAGACGGAGAAGTTGCTGCTTCAGTATTTGACAGATACAGAGTTCCTCTTTATAAACAAGCTAGCTACAAACCTTATGTTATAGCTGCTATGATATTCTTATCTAAATTCAGAGATCCTCAAGCTATATTAAGCAAATTAGCTTCTGATGGAAAACCAAGAGTATTTGGCTGTTAA
- a CDS encoding YgeY family selenium metabolism-linked hydrolase, with protein sequence MSAISKEQFEQIKAKAEGYKADMTKFLRDLIRIPSESCEEKGVIERIAEEMKKVGFDKVDIDPMGNVLGYMGSGKTLIGIDAHIDTVGIGNKDNWKFDPYEGYENDIEIGGRGTSDQEGGIVSGVYGAKIMKDLGLLNDKYQVVVVGTVQEEDCDGLCWEYICKESKIKPEFVISTEPTDGGIYRGQRGRMEIRVDVKGISCHGSAPERGDNAIYKMADILQDIRSLNENDAKDSTEIKGLVKMLEEKYNPQYKEANFLGRGTVTVSQIFYTSPSRCAVADSCSISLDRRMTAGETWESCLEEIRNLPNVKKYGAEVSMYNYDRPSCTGLVYPIECYFPTWVIPEDHAVTKALEEAYKGLYGTERIGPTPEIDKERKARPLTDKWTFSTNGVSIMGRNGIPCIGFGPGAEAQAHAPNEITWKQDLVHCAALYAAVPTIYCANK encoded by the coding sequence ATGAGTGCTATTTCAAAAGAACAATTTGAACAAATAAAAGCAAAAGCTGAAGGCTATAAAGCTGATATGACTAAATTCTTAAGAGATTTAATTAGAATTCCTAGTGAATCTTGCGAAGAAAAAGGCGTAATCGAAAGAATAGCTGAAGAGATGAAAAAAGTAGGATTTGATAAAGTTGATATAGATCCTATGGGTAATGTTTTAGGTTATATGGGAAGCGGTAAAACTTTAATAGGTATTGATGCTCATATAGACACTGTTGGTATAGGAAACAAAGACAACTGGAAATTTGATCCTTATGAAGGTTATGAAAATGATATCGAAATAGGCGGAAGAGGAACTTCTGACCAAGAAGGCGGTATAGTTTCTGGTGTTTACGGTGCTAAAATAATGAAAGATTTAGGTCTTTTAAATGACAAATATCAAGTTGTTGTTGTTGGTACTGTACAAGAAGAAGACTGCGACGGATTATGCTGGGAATATATATGTAAAGAAAGCAAAATTAAACCTGAATTTGTAATATCTACTGAACCTACTGACGGCGGTATTTACAGAGGTCAAAGAGGAAGAATGGAAATAAGAGTAGATGTTAAAGGTATTTCCTGCCATGGTTCTGCTCCAGAAAGGGGAGACAATGCTATTTATAAAATGGCTGATATACTTCAGGACATCAGAAGCCTTAATGAAAATGATGCTAAAGATTCTACAGAAATCAAAGGCTTAGTAAAAATGCTTGAAGAAAAATACAATCCTCAATATAAAGAAGCTAACTTCTTAGGAAGAGGTACTGTAACTGTTTCTCAAATTTTCTATACTTCACCAAGCAGATGTGCTGTTGCTGACTCATGCTCTATATCATTAGACAGAAGAATGACAGCAGGTGAAACTTGGGAAAGCTGCTTAGAAGAAATTAGAAATCTTCCTAATGTAAAAAAATATGGTGCTGAAGTATCTATGTACAACTATGACAGACCATCTTGTACAGGTTTAGTTTATCCAATAGAATGCTACTTCCCTACTTGGGTAATTCCAGAAGATCATGCTGTAACTAAAGCATTAGAAGAAGCATACAAAGGTCTTTATGGTACTGAAAGAATAGGACCTACTCCAGAAATAGATAAAGAAAGAAAAGCTCGTCCTCTTACTGATAAATGGACATTCTCTACTAATGGCGTATCTATTATGGGACGTAATGGAATACCTTGCATAGGTTTCGGACCTGGTGCTGAAGCTCAGGCTCATGCCCCTAATGAAATCACTTGGAAACAAGATTTGGTTCATTGTGCTGCTTTATATGCTGCTGTACCTACTATTTACTGTGCAAATAAATAA
- the dpaL gene encoding diaminopropionate ammonia-lyase: MSELKWAENKMPKTDDKNLPIMSIEEVKKAKAFHQSFPQYTQTPLSELKEMAKYLGLRTVKVKDESYRFGLNAFKVLGGSYSMAKYIAQKMGKDVSEFTYDVLTSQKLKDEFGQATFFSATDGNHGRGVAWAANKLGQKSVIFMPKGSTETRLKNIQAEGATATIEEYNYDECVRKAAAEAAKVPNGVVVQDTAWEGYEEIPAWIMQGYGTMALEADEQFGERPTHVFVQAGVGSLAGAMVGYFSNKYKDNPPIMVIVEAEAAACLYKGAEAGDGKIRIVEGDLNTIMAGLACGEPNITSWDILKNHANCFIAAEDIVAARGMRMLAAPLKGDPQVVSGESGAAPFGTLATIMLKDEYAELRKQLKLDSNSKVLLFSTEGDTDPIRWKNIVWEAKDR; the protein is encoded by the coding sequence ATGAGTGAGCTTAAATGGGCTGAAAATAAGATGCCTAAAACAGATGATAAAAATTTACCAATAATGTCTATTGAGGAAGTAAAAAAAGCAAAGGCATTTCATCAAAGTTTCCCTCAATACACACAAACACCATTATCAGAATTAAAAGAAATGGCTAAATATTTGGGTTTAAGAACTGTAAAAGTAAAAGACGAATCATACAGATTTGGTCTTAATGCCTTTAAAGTATTGGGCGGTTCTTACTCTATGGCTAAATACATAGCACAAAAAATGGGAAAAGATGTAAGCGAGTTTACCTATGATGTACTTACTTCTCAAAAATTAAAAGATGAATTCGGTCAGGCTACATTCTTCTCTGCTACAGACGGCAATCATGGAAGAGGCGTTGCTTGGGCTGCAAATAAATTAGGACAAAAATCAGTAATTTTTATGCCTAAAGGCTCAACAGAAACTAGATTAAAAAATATTCAGGCAGAAGGGGCTACCGCTACAATAGAAGAATACAACTATGATGAATGCGTTAGAAAAGCTGCTGCCGAAGCTGCTAAAGTTCCAAACGGTGTAGTTGTACAGGATACTGCTTGGGAAGGCTATGAAGAAATACCTGCTTGGATTATGCAAGGCTACGGCACTATGGCATTAGAAGCTGATGAACAGTTTGGAGAAAGACCTACACATGTATTCGTACAGGCTGGTGTTGGTTCTTTGGCTGGTGCTATGGTTGGATATTTCTCTAACAAATATAAAGATAATCCTCCTATAATGGTTATAGTTGAAGCTGAAGCTGCTGCTTGTTTATATAAGGGTGCTGAAGCTGGAGACGGTAAAATAAGAATAGTAGAAGGTGATTTAAATACTATTATGGCTGGACTTGCATGCGGTGAGCCTAATATTACTTCTTGGGACATACTAAAAAATCATGCTAACTGCTTTATAGCTGCTGAAGATATAGTTGCTGCAAGAGGCATGAGAATGCTTGCTGCTCCATTAAAAGGAGATCCTCAGGTTGTATCTGGTGAGTCTGGTGCTGCTCCTTTCGGTACTTTGGCTACTATTATGCTTAAAGATGAATATGCTGAGTTAAGAAAACAATTAAAACTTGATTCTAATTCCAAAGTATTATTATTCAGCACTGAAGGTGATACTGATCCTATAAGATGGAAAAACATTGTTTGGGAAGCTAAAGATAGATAA
- a CDS encoding helix-turn-helix transcriptional regulator yields the protein MSSNIILETLISVAHGIARQFGNNCEVCIRELKEDDLDHTIVFIINGGITGRKTGEGASNVVINTIEKLKKGEPIVDHLSYLTKSSNGKILKSSTVFIKDMNGKYKYILSINFDITNLMPFKSDLESLLNTEDKSKLEEIPNSAQELMEKLIIKSEELIGKPASIMNKEEKIRAIKFLNNSGVFLITKSGDKVSNHFGISKFTLYNYIDSKKEDINE from the coding sequence ATGAGCTCTAATATAATACTTGAAACATTGATAAGTGTAGCACATGGTATAGCAAGACAATTTGGAAATAACTGCGAAGTGTGTATACGTGAACTAAAAGAAGATGATTTGGATCACACTATAGTTTTTATTATTAACGGAGGAATCACTGGAAGAAAGACGGGGGAAGGTGCTTCAAATGTTGTAATAAATACTATAGAAAAATTAAAAAAAGGAGAACCTATAGTAGATCATTTATCATATCTTACCAAATCTTCAAACGGAAAAATATTAAAGTCTTCAACAGTATTTATAAAAGATATGAATGGAAAGTATAAATATATACTGTCTATAAATTTTGATATAACTAATTTAATGCCTTTTAAAAGCGATTTAGAAAGTCTTTTGAATACAGAAGACAAATCAAAATTAGAAGAGATACCAAATAGTGCTCAGGAACTTATGGAAAAACTCATAATAAAAAGTGAAGAGTTAATAGGAAAACCTGCTAGTATAATGAACAAAGAAGAGAAAATAAGAGCTATAAAGTTTTTGAATAATTCTGGAGTATTTTTAATAACAAAATCAGGAGATAAAGTATCAAATCATTTTGGAATAAGTAAATTCACTCTATATAATTATATAGATTCAAAAAAGGAGGATATAAATGAGTGA
- the ssnA gene encoding putative aminohydrolase SsnA, translated as MLLIGGGKLITRDNNMPFLEDGAVLCDGRLIKEVGKTSDLKAKYKDAEYIDAKGGVIMPAFINVHEHIYSAMARGFSINGYNPKGFLEILDGMWWTIDRNLTLEQTKQSAMATYIESIKNGVTTVFDHHASFGHIEGSLFAIEEAAKIMGVRSCLCYEVSDRDGDAKSKASVKENLDFIKHAMADKTDMIKAMMGMHASFTISDKTMEACMKDLPEGIGCHIHVAEGIEDLHACLKDHGKRIVDRLYDFKVLGPKTILVHCIYINPHEMDLIKDTDTMTSHNPESNMGNACGCPPTMELMKKGILTGLGTDGYTHDMTESYKVANVLHKHSLCNPNAAWGEIPQMLFENNAKIANRYFETPLGVLKEGAAADVIIMDYKNYTELSDKNINGHILFGMNGGHVNTTVCNGEVLMRDRKLTKIDEEAAYAKIKEESDKLWKQINK; from the coding sequence ATGCTATTAATAGGAGGCGGAAAGTTAATCACAAGAGATAATAACATGCCGTTTTTAGAAGACGGTGCTGTTCTTTGTGATGGAAGATTAATTAAAGAAGTGGGAAAAACTTCTGATTTGAAGGCTAAATATAAAGATGCTGAGTATATAGATGCTAAAGGCGGCGTTATTATGCCGGCATTTATAAATGTGCATGAACATATTTACTCTGCTATGGCTAGAGGCTTCAGTATTAATGGCTATAATCCTAAAGGTTTTTTAGAAATATTAGACGGAATGTGGTGGACTATAGACCGAAATCTTACTTTAGAGCAGACAAAACAAAGTGCTATGGCTACCTACATAGAATCAATAAAAAATGGTGTTACTACAGTATTTGACCATCATGCAAGTTTCGGACATATAGAAGGTTCTTTATTTGCTATAGAAGAAGCTGCCAAAATTATGGGTGTGCGTTCTTGTTTATGTTACGAGGTTTCTGATAGGGACGGAGATGCTAAGTCTAAGGCTTCTGTTAAAGAAAATCTTGACTTTATTAAGCATGCTATGGCTGATAAAACTGATATGATTAAAGCTATGATGGGTATGCATGCCTCTTTTACTATTTCTGACAAAACTATGGAAGCATGTATGAAAGATTTACCTGAAGGCATAGGCTGTCATATACATGTTGCTGAAGGTATAGAAGATTTGCATGCCTGTCTTAAAGATCATGGCAAAAGAATAGTTGACAGACTTTATGATTTCAAAGTTTTAGGTCCGAAAACTATACTTGTACATTGTATATATATTAATCCTCATGAAATGGATTTAATAAAAGATACTGATACTATGACTTCTCATAATCCAGAATCTAATATGGGTAATGCCTGCGGATGTCCTCCTACTATGGAATTAATGAAAAAAGGTATATTAACAGGTTTGGGTACTGACGGATATACTCATGATATGACAGAATCATACAAGGTAGCTAATGTTCTTCATAAACATAGTCTTTGCAATCCTAATGCTGCTTGGGGAGAAATACCTCAAATGCTTTTTGAAAATAATGCTAAAATAGCTAACCGTTATTTTGAAACTCCTCTTGGTGTATTAAAAGAAGGTGCAGCTGCTGATGTTATTATAATGGATTATAAAAACTATACAGAGTTAAGCGACAAAAATATCAACGGGCATATATTATTTGGTATGAATGGAGGACATGTTAATACTACTGTTTGTAACGGAGAGGTATTAATGAGAGACAGAAAACTTACAAAAATTGATGAAGAAGCAGCTTATGCCAAAATAAAAGAAGAATCTGATAAACTTTGGAAACAAATCAATAAATAA